The Mariprofundus ferrinatatus DNA window GAGAGTGGCGTGCAGCCATTCATCTTGCCTCAAGCTGGGGATGGCATGATCAGGCGATTCGTGCTGCCGCAAAAGCCAGCGAGCCAGATGCGCTGGAGGTACGTTTTCCGCTCGGCTTTGAAGATGCAGTTGCAGCCGCCTCAAAAGAGAGTGGTCTGGATAGCTCCTCAATCTGGAGCATTATCCGTCAGGAGTCGGCCTTCAATTTTCAGGCGGTCTCTTATGCCGGTGCACGGGGATTGATGCAGCTTATGCCGGCAACTGCGCGCGATGTCGCCAAAAAGATCAAACATCCATCCCGCCATCCTGACCTCTTCTCTCCCGACACCAATGTCCGCCTGGGCTCAACTTATCTTGCACAGATGAAAGAGCGCTTTGGCAGCCTGGCACTTGCAGCAGCTGCCTATAATGCCGGGCCACACAGGGTCTCGCTCTGGGTGGAGCGAAGTCCGTTCAATGGCACGGAGGCGTGGATTGAGGCAATCCCGTTCAATGAAACCCGACGCTATGTTCAGCAGGTGATGGCCTTTATCGCAGTTTACGAATGGCGGCAGGCGAAAACGCCATCCAGCCTGATTGCGCGTATCCGGGGTGACGAGACGGTTAGCCTGAAAGCTGTCAATTGATCAGTGTATGGTCATCTTCAACTCCTCTTGTTAGTCTGCGCGCCGAATTTATGAGTGAGGTAATAACCCATGGCATTTGTAGTCACCCAACTGTGTAAGGATTGTGTTGATACCGCATGCGTTGCGGTATGCCCGGTTGACTGTTTTTATCAGCCGAAAGAGATCACCGATGAGACTCCGAATATGCTATTCATCTCACCTGAAGAGTGCATCGACTGTGCTGTCTGCGAACCGGAGTGCCCATGGGAAGCGATCTATCCTGAAGAGGATGTGCCCGAGGTATTTGAGTCTGACATCGCACTGAACGAACTGTGCGACGACGAGCGCGACCTGTTTGATCTTGCCGAAGTGAAAGATCACACGCCTCCAACTGCAGAAGAAGTTGCACAGAACAAGGCCAAGTACGGCCTCTGATCCCGGCAGGAATCATCATTTCAAACGCATGTGCGGGCAACTGCACATGCGTTTTTTATTTCCATGAGTGAAAATCACCTTCCACCCATTATCGGCATGACGCACGCGGAAATTGTCGACCTCTGCCGGCTTGCTGGTGCCAAACCGGTACATGCTGAGCGCATTGTCGCGTCCATCTTCCGCCGCTATAACAGCGATATCGATGCCATCCCCGACCTTCCAGTCGTGCTACGCCACTACCTGGCCGGGCACACCAGTATATTCGAACCCGGGTGCAGCGCCCTGCAGCAGGCTGAAGACGGCACCCGTAAACTGCTTTTAAAAATGCCGGATGGAAAAGAGGTCGAAACAGTACTGATCCAAGGGCCGGGCAGATTGACCCAGTGCATCTCCACACAGGTCGGTTGTGCTGTTGGCTGCAGCTTCTGCCTGACGGCAACAGCAGGCCTCACCCGCAACCTCACTACCGCCGAAATGGTAGCACAGGTGATGGCAGGCCAGAGAGTTGGGGAGCGCCGGGTGCGCAACCTTGTTCTGATGGGCATGGGGGAACCGCTGCACAACTACGATGCGGTAGCCCGGTTTGTCCATATCGCCTCCGACCCGAAAGGAATGGCTTTCTCGCCTAATCGCATCACCCTCTCCACCTCCGGGATGGTGCCTGGCATCTACAGGATGATCGAGGAGAAGCTCCCATGTAATCTGGCAGTCTCACTCAATGCGACAACGGATGCAGTACGTGACCGGGTCATTCCGATCAATCGCAAATATCCGATCAAAGCGCTGATGCAGGCAGTACGCGATTATATTTCCGCGCGTGGCAATAAACGGGTACTGATGGAATATGTACTGTTGGCCGGAGTCAACGACAGCATCGAAGATGCCGGCCGCCTGATTGAACTTCTTGTAGGGATGGAGTGCACCGTCAACCTGCTGCCGTTCAATGTCTATCCCGGCTCGGCCTTCGAAAGCCCCTCTGATGCCGCAGTGTCGGCATTCAGAAGCGCCCTGGTTGAGGCGGGGATTATTGCAGTGGTACGCGAATCACGCGGACGTGATATCTCGGCAGCCTGCGGACAGCTGAAAACCGAGGTGGCAAAACGCCGCGGGGCAGTGGCATAAAAAAAGCGGCCTTTTGGGCCGCTCTTTTCCGCTGTTTATCTCATTCACGATTCTTTGGTGCAGATGCCGAAGATCGGATAGAGCGGGCAGAAACTGATTAACGCTGTTCCTGCCAGAATGCCGCCAACAATAAATGTCCAAGGCGTCCCGACACCAACCACACCCACACCGATCAGAATTGCTCCAAACACAAGCCTGAGAAGTCTGTCTATACCACCAACATTTACTTTCATCATGAACCTCCACTGGATATCTCTCTGCTGATGAAAGGATGTTACTAGTCCGGATCGCAGACTTCCGTGATATTGTCACACATCCTCTGTGGCCAACTTCCTCATGCCCTGCAGGTCGGAGAGCCTTATCTCGCCGCGCTTGAGCATAACCAGCGAGCGGCGCTCAAAATCCTTGAGAATGCGACTGATGACTTCACGTGCGGTGCCCAGTTCGGTTGCCAGCTGCTGATGGGTCAAACGGAGGGTATGTGTCCCGTCGTCAAGTTCCAGCAGGCGTCGTGCAAGTCGAACATCCATGCGCCCAAAGGCTACATCCTCGATCAATGCCATCAGATCGGCGATACGTTCTGAAATCATACCGAGCGCGAACCTGCGAAACCTGCTATCACTAAGCAGTTCATCAAAACGCCTGGCTGGAATCAGAACCAGCTCTGTCTCCTCTTCGGCGACACCTTCGGCAGGATAGGCCTTGTTCCCCAGCAAGCAGGAGGTGGTCAGCATACAGGTCTGCCCATCCTCTACCCTGTAGAGCACAATTTCCCGTCCTTCAGGATCCATCTTCTGCACCCGCACGGAACCATTGATCACAAACACATAGCCCTGGCAGGCATCACCGTCCCGAAACAGTACGGTGCCAGGAGCCACTTTCATTGTTTTCATGGCCGCCAGTTCACGAGCAACTGTGTCAGGTAACCCCTTCAGTGACGGGAATAGATCAAGCCAGCTGTGAGTTGTCATATCACCTCCACATCCATCCTGCGAATTCGAGCCAGGGAGCGTTCAAAGCGCGACCACTGCCACTGCCTTCCGGGATCCCATTTGCGCCCAGGTGCAATATCGCTGTGCCCTACAATACGATCCCTGCCGATGGCTGGATACCTCCTCATTAACACCCTGCATAACCGGGCCGCCTCGCGATACTGTACCTGCGTAAATGGCTGCTCCTCATCGCCGATTATCTCAATACCAATGGAGAAATCGTTGCAACCCTCTCGCCCCTGCCAGCTTGATACACCGGCATGCCATGCACGATGTGCACATGGGACAAACTGGGTGACTCTGCCTTTACGATCGACCACAAAGTGTGCTGATACCCTGAGCCCCTCCAGGTCGCCAAATGATGGATGCGAACTGCAGTCGAGTGTCCCCATGAATAGCTGCTCGACCGGCTCCGGCTCGAACTTCCCTGCGGGCAGGCTGACAGCATGCAGCACAATCATATCCACCTGCTCTCCGGCCGGACGACTGTTCTGATGGGGTGAGTTCAATATTCGCACAGGCTTATCATGGTCCGCCCATGCTTTGATGTCATGCCTTAGCTTGATCAGATATGGATTACACCTTTATTCATTCTGAGAATCAGGCAGAATTTCCACATGCAAAACAGCTCTCCGCATGACAATGCCCACCTGATGAAGCTGGCGACCTACGCATCCACATCGGTCGCCCTTGTCTTGATTGTCTGCAAAACCGTTGCCTGGATGATGACCGACTCGGTGAGTCTGCTCGCCACCCTGATCGACTCCTGCCTCGATGCGCTCGCATCGATTATCAATCTTGTCGCAGTTCGTCACGCACTGGCGCCACCGGACAAACAGCACCGTTTCGGGCATGGCAAAGCCGAAGCACTGGCAGGGCTTGGACAGGCCACGTTTATTACCGGCTCTGCCCTGTTTCTGGTGCTTGAGGCGATCTCCCACTTCTTGCGCCCGCAGCCGATCGGGGCACTGCCAGTCGGTATCGGCATCATGATCATCTCGATTGTTGCCACGCTTGGGCTGCTTATGTTCCAGAAGCATGTGATCAGCAAGACCAACTCCACTGCTATTAAGGCTGATCACCTGCACTACAAAACCGACCTGCTTGTTAACGGCAGTGTTATCATTGCGCTGCTGCTGGCCTACTACGGATGGGCCGGCTTCGACCCGCTTTTTGCACTGCTGATCGCAGCATATATCCTCTATAGCGCATGGGAGATCGTGCAGGAGTCACTCGACCTTCTGATGGATCGTGAGATGCCCGATGAGGATCGCCAGAAGATCAAGACGATCGTGCATAGTCATCCGAAAACACTCGGCATGCATGATCTTCGCACACGCAAGTCCGGACTGACTATTTTCATTCAGCTGCATCTCGAACTAGAGGATACTCTGACCCTGATGCGAGCTCACGAGATTGCGGATGAGGTGGAAGCGATGATCCTTGCCAAATATCCGGGGGCGGAGGTAATTATCCATCAGGATCCCGCCAGTCTTGCCGAACCACAACCGGAGTTTGTCGGATGATAAGAATTGCGCTTGGACTACTGATGCTCTGCCTAACTTCCATGCCGGTACATGCGGCCACAGAGACTATCGAAATCTACTTTCTCCCCCTCTCCGAAGCGGCGGATAGCGCACGCAGCCAGCTTTCGGAAAGCGGCAAGGTGGTCCAGATTCCATCGCGGCGACTGCTCATCATCGAGGACGATGAAGAGCACCTCGACAAAGCCAAAAGCCTGCTGCAGAAGCTTGATCAAGCAACTCCACAGTTCACCGCCATGGTTGAAATGGAAAATATCACGGCCATTGGCTCAAAGCGCTCCAGTGTCTCTGGCCATGCCACTTCCGGAGCGCTTCCCGGCGGCTGGGTCCAGCTAACTGCAGGCAGCGGAAACCAAAACTCAAGCCACCGGCAATCGTATCAACTTCGCATCAGTTCCGCCCGGCCCGGTAGCATCGAAACCGGTATCATCCGATCATTCAACCAACAGACACAGCTCTGGCTGAGCGGCTACGGAGTGGTAAAAGCCAACAGTGTTGAGATGGTTCCTGTCACTTCGGGATTCACTGTCACCGCATCTCCGGCAGGAAGTGATCAGGTGCGGGTTCGTATTACGCCGTGGATGCAACGGCTTGATCCGCAGATAAGCGGCCAGCATGAGATGCTTATCGATCTTGGCACGGCCCGTAATCCGGCAACACCTCCGTCCGCCAATGCCGATATGCGATTGAACGCCGCCCCACGCCTGCAGCAGCGACCAGTGATTGAAATTACAGGCGCCGCCACCGAACTGACGGTTCCATTTGATCAGATAGTCACCATCGCCGCATCCGGAAATGAGGCAGGCAGGCTCGGCCAAGCGCTGCTTGGCAATATTTCAACCACGGAGAGGCGGGAGTTTGTGATCCGGCTTCGCATAAGCCGTTAATTGTAAAAGGGTTCTAGCGCTCCAGACGGTACCACTGCGCCTTTTTCTGCTGCCAGAAATCTCGGTATTCCGAATCGGTTACCTCGCCATCACGGTTTGCATCCATCTCCCGGAACCGGACTTTGGCGCGCTGGTTTACCATCGCCAGATATTCACCATATGAAACCGAGTCACTGCCGTTTGTATCCAGTTCCATGAAATGGTCCACGATCTTGTCGGTAGAGGTTTTAGGTCCAGCCCATGCTCCGGAAGCGGTCAGAAAAAACATTAGCAACGCAATCAGTCGAATCAACATGGGTACCTCACTTCGTTTGGGAACAGCTGAAAACCACACCCCTGCAGTTTTTCATCGCGCAAAGGTAAAAGTGTGATTTTTCCTTTGCTCACAAAATCAAACACTTGCAGTGTTGGATTTTATCAGGCCGTCCGTGCTCTGCATGGGCACCCTGCTTTTCAGGGTATCCATAATTGCCGTAATTGGCAGCTGACGGCATCATATCCAAATTGAATTCAGCAGGCGAGGGGGAACATGAAGGCCTATCTTGATTTAATGCGCCATGTGCGCGACCACGGCACTCAGAAAGGCGACCGGACCGGCACCGGCACCAAGTCGGTATTCGGCTACCAGATGCGTTTCGACCTCTCTGAAGGTTTTCCGCTGGTCACCACCAAAAAGGTTCACCTGAAATCGATTATTCATGAACTGCTCTGGTTCCTCAACGGTGACACCAACACCAGATACCTGACCGAGAATGGTGTCACAATCTGGAATGAGTGGGCCACTGAAGATGGCTCGCTCGGCCCCGTTTACGGGTTCCAGTGGCGCAACTGGCCAACGCCGGATGGTAAGCTGGTCGATCAGGTTTCCGAACTGATCGAGCAGATTAAAACAAAACCCAATTCACGCCGTCTGATTGTATCGGCCTGGAATGTTGCCGATCTGCCCGACGAATCGATCTCGCCTCAAGCCAACGTGGCCAACGGAAAAATGGCACTCGCACCCTGCCACGCTTTTTTCCAGTTCTATGTCGCCGACGGCAAACTCTCCTGCCAGCTCTACCAGCGCAGTGCCGACATCTTCCTGGGCGTCCCGTTCAACATCGCATCCTATGCCCTGCTGACGATGATGATTGCACAGGTGTGCGATCTTGAGCCGGGTGATTTCGTGCACACTTTCGGCGATGCCCACCTCTACTCCAACCATATGGAGCAGGTG harbors:
- a CDS encoding 4Fe-4S dicluster domain-containing protein; its protein translation is MAFVVTQLCKDCVDTACVAVCPVDCFYQPKEITDETPNMLFISPEECIDCAVCEPECPWEAIYPEEDVPEVFESDIALNELCDDERDLFDLAEVKDHTPPTAEEVAQNKAKYGL
- the rlmN gene encoding 23S rRNA (adenine(2503)-C(2))-methyltransferase RlmN, with amino-acid sequence MSENHLPPIIGMTHAEIVDLCRLAGAKPVHAERIVASIFRRYNSDIDAIPDLPVVLRHYLAGHTSIFEPGCSALQQAEDGTRKLLLKMPDGKEVETVLIQGPGRLTQCISTQVGCAVGCSFCLTATAGLTRNLTTAEMVAQVMAGQRVGERRVRNLVLMGMGEPLHNYDAVARFVHIASDPKGMAFSPNRITLSTSGMVPGIYRMIEEKLPCNLAVSLNATTDAVRDRVIPINRKYPIKALMQAVRDYISARGNKRVLMEYVLLAGVNDSIEDAGRLIELLVGMECTVNLLPFNVYPGSAFESPSDAAVSAFRSALVEAGIIAVVRESRGRDISAACGQLKTEVAKRRGAVA
- a CDS encoding YgaP family membrane protein translates to MKVNVGGIDRLLRLVFGAILIGVGVVGVGTPWTFIVGGILAGTALISFCPLYPIFGICTKES
- a CDS encoding Crp/Fnr family transcriptional regulator is translated as MTTHSWLDLFPSLKGLPDTVARELAAMKTMKVAPGTVLFRDGDACQGYVFVINGSVRVQKMDPEGREIVLYRVEDGQTCMLTTSCLLGNKAYPAEGVAEEETELVLIPARRFDELLSDSRFRRFALGMISERIADLMALIEDVAFGRMDVRLARRLLELDDGTHTLRLTHQQLATELGTAREVISRILKDFERRSLVMLKRGEIRLSDLQGMRKLATEDV
- the ampD gene encoding 1,6-anhydro-N-acetylmuramyl-L-alanine amidase AmpD → MRILNSPHQNSRPAGEQVDMIVLHAVSLPAGKFEPEPVEQLFMGTLDCSSHPSFGDLEGLRVSAHFVVDRKGRVTQFVPCAHRAWHAGVSSWQGREGCNDFSIGIEIIGDEEQPFTQVQYREAARLCRVLMRRYPAIGRDRIVGHSDIAPGRKWDPGRQWQWSRFERSLARIRRMDVEVI
- a CDS encoding cation diffusion facilitator family transporter, yielding MQNSSPHDNAHLMKLATYASTSVALVLIVCKTVAWMMTDSVSLLATLIDSCLDALASIINLVAVRHALAPPDKQHRFGHGKAEALAGLGQATFITGSALFLVLEAISHFLRPQPIGALPVGIGIMIISIVATLGLLMFQKHVISKTNSTAIKADHLHYKTDLLVNGSVIIALLLAYYGWAGFDPLFALLIAAYILYSAWEIVQESLDLLMDREMPDEDRQKIKTIVHSHPKTLGMHDLRTRKSGLTIFIQLHLELEDTLTLMRAHEIADEVEAMILAKYPGAEVIIHQDPASLAEPQPEFVG
- a CDS encoding type II and III secretion system family protein, with the translated sequence MIRIALGLLMLCLTSMPVHAATETIEIYFLPLSEAADSARSQLSESGKVVQIPSRRLLIIEDDEEHLDKAKSLLQKLDQATPQFTAMVEMENITAIGSKRSSVSGHATSGALPGGWVQLTAGSGNQNSSHRQSYQLRISSARPGSIETGIIRSFNQQTQLWLSGYGVVKANSVEMVPVTSGFTVTASPAGSDQVRVRITPWMQRLDPQISGQHEMLIDLGTARNPATPPSANADMRLNAAPRLQQRPVIEITGAATELTVPFDQIVTIAASGNEAGRLGQALLGNISTTERREFVIRLRISR
- a CDS encoding EF-hand domain-containing protein, translated to MLIRLIALLMFFLTASGAWAGPKTSTDKIVDHFMELDTNGSDSVSYGEYLAMVNQRAKVRFREMDANRDGEVTDSEYRDFWQQKKAQWYRLER
- a CDS encoding thymidylate synthase → MKAYLDLMRHVRDHGTQKGDRTGTGTKSVFGYQMRFDLSEGFPLVTTKKVHLKSIIHELLWFLNGDTNTRYLTENGVTIWNEWATEDGSLGPVYGFQWRNWPTPDGKLVDQVSELIEQIKTKPNSRRLIVSAWNVADLPDESISPQANVANGKMALAPCHAFFQFYVADGKLSCQLYQRSADIFLGVPFNIASYALLTMMIAQVCDLEPGDFVHTFGDAHLYSNHMEQVETQLAREPFPLPTMKINPDIKSIFDFKFEDFELEGYECHAGIRAPIAI